Proteins encoded together in one Bradyrhizobium sp. PSBB068 window:
- a CDS encoding glycosyltransferase family 1 protein translates to MRLFQNSGLYPSYLPRLNQLAANASTFAARRDVFLHDRFGAAHFLKPVLDGAPEAFFTNADDEVLQRRWAREQGMQGAPTLEAILLAQIEHHGTEVFYNLDPVRFPSAFVAKLPGCVRKTLCWRAAPSGNADLRAYGAVLGNFPSILQAWRDKGCRAELFFPAIDPVMEQYGHGERPIDVAFVGGYSRHHSARGRTLEQVAALAADRNIVFCLDASRLTRLAESAVGRLLPLGKHRRPDVIARIARTPLFGRDLYELFGSAKIVLNGAIDMAGNDRGNMRCFEAMGCGSLLVSDAGNYPEAMQDGVTMRTYDVPERAVEAISSSLQDWPQWAGIAETGRARVQGTYSKAWQWAQFIDLVARIEPC, encoded by the coding sequence ATGCGTCTGTTCCAGAATAGCGGTCTCTATCCGTCCTATCTGCCGCGATTGAACCAGCTTGCGGCAAATGCCTCGACTTTCGCGGCACGTCGCGACGTGTTCTTGCACGATCGTTTTGGTGCGGCGCATTTTCTCAAGCCGGTGCTCGATGGCGCGCCCGAAGCCTTCTTCACCAATGCTGACGACGAAGTGCTGCAGCGCCGGTGGGCGCGTGAGCAAGGCATGCAGGGCGCGCCGACGCTCGAGGCCATTCTGCTCGCGCAGATCGAGCATCACGGAACCGAGGTGTTCTACAATCTCGATCCGGTGCGCTTTCCGAGCGCGTTCGTCGCCAAGCTTCCCGGCTGTGTGAGGAAGACGCTGTGCTGGCGCGCGGCGCCCTCGGGAAATGCTGACCTCAGGGCCTATGGCGCCGTGCTCGGAAATTTCCCCTCGATCCTCCAGGCCTGGCGCGACAAAGGATGCCGGGCGGAGCTGTTCTTCCCTGCGATCGATCCTGTCATGGAGCAATATGGCCACGGCGAGCGGCCGATCGACGTGGCATTCGTCGGTGGATATTCGCGGCATCACAGCGCGCGCGGCAGGACGCTCGAACAGGTCGCGGCGCTGGCGGCCGATCGCAACATCGTGTTCTGCCTCGATGCATCGCGGCTGACCCGGCTTGCCGAAAGCGCGGTCGGGCGATTGCTGCCGCTGGGGAAACACCGGCGCCCCGACGTCATCGCGCGCATCGCAAGGACGCCGCTGTTCGGCCGGGATCTCTACGAACTGTTCGGGTCAGCGAAGATCGTGCTCAACGGCGCCATCGACATGGCCGGCAATGATCGCGGCAATATGCGCTGCTTCGAGGCGATGGGCTGCGGATCGCTGCTGGTGTCGGATGCGGGCAATTATCCGGAGGCGATGCAGGATGGGGTCACGATGCGTACCTATGATGTTCCCGAGCGGGCCGTGGAGGCGATTTCGAGCAGCCTGCAGGATTGGCCGCAATGGGCCGGGATCGCTGAAACCGGCAGGGCGCGCGTGCAGGGGACCTACAGCAAGGCCTGGCAATGGGCGCAGTTTATCGACCTCGTCGCGCGGATTGAGCCGTGCTAG
- a CDS encoding glycosyltransferase, with amino-acid sequence MNKIEPIGPTSLKEATLRSGGVESPRPTQSAIADFATRMLVSAARRATEKRLAQGKVRTLWASTPILTLPLLARCDRMLGFRSSSLVFNTYYVTRSFDINLILFEGFLRLIRSRRGLGLFRRLVFAWALLRFDFFNYFYDRGLMLSDERYGINPWELDLLVRSRKRLYTYAYGADVRARETTLELGHPNLCEECPAPGKFCVCTTEMHASSINRLKGRATAQIAMGDMVTYVPGCRDIHYWPIDAGKFAAKPPTYSVGDTLKVAHAPNHGHFKGTRLLIEAIDRLVKEGEKIELISVQGVPNKKVIELFGASHVVADQFVAGFHGYTALEAMAMAKPVLCFLRSDQMMIDPATCPIINTRPDEIYNVLKRCLRGELDLNGIGNAGRRYVETHYSLQAVAARLGKLYCETADLPENLLASLTRQVDELTKHDHVSQSARPSPRSVDLNART; translated from the coding sequence GTGAACAAGATTGAACCCATCGGACCAACGTCGCTGAAGGAAGCCACCCTTCGCTCCGGCGGTGTTGAATCTCCGCGGCCGACCCAATCTGCCATCGCAGATTTCGCCACTCGCATGCTTGTGAGCGCGGCGCGGCGCGCCACCGAGAAGCGTCTTGCGCAGGGAAAGGTGCGCACCTTGTGGGCCTCCACTCCGATCCTGACCTTGCCGCTTCTCGCGCGCTGCGATCGCATGCTGGGCTTCCGCTCGTCCTCGCTGGTGTTCAACACCTACTACGTGACGAGGTCATTTGACATCAATCTCATCCTGTTCGAGGGATTCCTTCGACTGATACGCAGCCGAAGAGGCCTCGGCCTGTTTCGTCGCCTTGTTTTTGCGTGGGCCCTGCTGCGCTTCGATTTCTTCAACTACTTCTATGACCGCGGCCTGATGCTGAGCGACGAACGCTACGGCATCAACCCATGGGAACTCGACCTCCTCGTCCGCTCGAGAAAGCGGCTATATACCTACGCTTATGGTGCTGACGTCCGTGCAAGGGAAACAACGCTCGAACTCGGTCACCCCAACCTGTGCGAAGAATGCCCGGCGCCGGGCAAATTCTGCGTCTGCACGACGGAGATGCATGCCTCGTCGATCAACCGCCTGAAGGGTCGTGCGACGGCTCAGATCGCAATGGGCGACATGGTGACGTACGTGCCCGGTTGCCGGGACATCCACTACTGGCCGATTGACGCAGGCAAATTCGCCGCGAAGCCGCCGACGTACAGCGTCGGCGACACGCTGAAAGTAGCACACGCGCCGAACCACGGGCACTTCAAGGGTACCCGGCTTCTGATCGAAGCGATCGACCGATTGGTGAAAGAGGGTGAGAAAATCGAGCTGATCTCCGTGCAGGGAGTTCCCAACAAGAAGGTCATCGAGCTATTCGGCGCATCGCATGTGGTTGCGGATCAATTCGTCGCGGGCTTTCACGGCTATACGGCGCTCGAGGCGATGGCGATGGCCAAACCGGTGCTCTGCTTTCTGCGTAGCGACCAGATGATGATCGATCCGGCCACCTGTCCGATCATCAACACCCGTCCTGACGAGATCTACAACGTCCTGAAGCGATGCCTCAGAGGCGAGCTCGACCTGAACGGCATCGGCAACGCCGGACGCCGCTATGTAGAGACGCACTACAGTTTGCAAGCGGTCGCAGCGAGACTCGGGAAGCTCTATTGCGAGACCGCCGATCTTCCCGAGAATCTGCTGGCGAGCCTGACGCGGCAAGTCGACGAACTCACGAAACACGATCATGTCTCGCAATCTGCGCGACCTTCGCCCCGGTCCGTCGACCTGAATGCGCGCACATGA
- a CDS encoding glycosyltransferase family 4 protein, whose protein sequence is MTAGAPLRVAFTHISRRRWAGGYNYQGNLFAALARFRPGEFAPILFAGKQDDADELAGPAGIEGVEVVQSAAFDGQAGLVQALTLGVDRAAAAAFRAHRVDAVFESARFFGWRLPRPAVAWIPDLQHLALPHMFTTAGRWRREIGFRVQIASGRTIMLSSESALRDFRAHYPRAQNPVSVVRFATQPPAAFLSTDPSEVIAAHNLPAHYFYLPNQFYRHKNHQLVVDALTILKRRGVDVVVCASGSTEDRREPGYYDLVNSEIKKRGLETYFRHLGVIPLPHVYALLRSCIALLNPSRFEGWSTTVEEAKSFGVPMILSDIDVHREQTAGAARYFGVDDPAALADHLTQLSEHNRGPVIRNIVPHQDDDVGAFAASFAATVRQAVSAG, encoded by the coding sequence GTGACGGCAGGCGCACCGTTGCGTGTCGCGTTCACCCATATCTCGCGCCGGCGCTGGGCCGGCGGCTACAACTATCAAGGCAATTTATTCGCGGCGCTGGCGCGATTCCGGCCGGGCGAGTTCGCGCCGATCCTGTTTGCGGGAAAGCAGGACGATGCGGACGAGTTGGCCGGGCCAGCGGGCATAGAAGGTGTCGAGGTCGTTCAATCCGCGGCATTCGATGGACAGGCCGGCCTCGTTCAGGCGCTGACGCTCGGCGTCGACCGGGCCGCGGCTGCAGCCTTTCGCGCCCATCGCGTCGATGCGGTATTTGAATCAGCGCGTTTCTTCGGCTGGCGTCTGCCTCGTCCGGCGGTGGCCTGGATTCCGGACCTGCAGCATCTTGCCCTGCCGCATATGTTCACGACGGCCGGGCGCTGGCGCCGCGAGATCGGCTTTCGCGTTCAGATCGCGTCGGGACGAACGATCATGCTGAGCAGCGAGAGCGCCTTGCGCGATTTCAGGGCGCACTACCCGCGTGCCCAAAACCCGGTCAGCGTCGTACGCTTTGCGACCCAGCCGCCCGCCGCATTCCTGAGCACGGACCCGTCAGAGGTGATCGCCGCCCATAATCTGCCGGCGCACTACTTCTATCTGCCCAACCAGTTCTATCGCCACAAGAACCACCAGCTCGTCGTCGACGCCCTGACGATCCTGAAGCGTCGTGGGGTCGACGTGGTCGTCTGCGCCTCCGGCAGCACGGAAGATCGGCGCGAGCCGGGCTACTATGACCTGGTCAATTCCGAGATCAAGAAACGTGGTCTCGAGACCTACTTCCGGCACCTCGGCGTCATCCCGTTGCCGCACGTCTACGCGCTGCTGCGATCTTGTATCGCGCTGCTCAACCCGTCGCGCTTCGAGGGCTGGAGCACGACGGTCGAGGAGGCGAAGTCGTTCGGCGTTCCGATGATCCTGTCCGACATCGACGTGCACCGGGAGCAGACCGCCGGTGCTGCGCGCTATTTCGGGGTCGATGATCCGGCCGCGCTGGCGGATCATCTGACGCAGCTCTCGGAGCACAATCGCGGGCCGGTGATTCGAAATATCGTCCCGCATCAGGACGATGACGTCGGCGCGTTCGCGGCGAGTTTCGCTGCCACCGTGCGGCAGGCTGTTTCAGCAGGGTGA
- a CDS encoding methyltransferase domain-containing protein, whose protein sequence is MMSASDLIHQLKWAADGLAVPLFKLRPRPFGPGYQTVKRDTITAAIDAGLLQTGNELPPGYGVAMDERVVEYPWVYGRLTNVGKMLDAGSTFNHDFLLQRAPLRGADLTIMTLAPERRCYWRDGYSYMFGDLRKTMFGDHVFDTVASISTIEHIGLDNQMLYTGDPRDAETDRDGFVPAVKEFKRILKPGGTCLISVPFGKRDNLGWYQVFDLAMIERIIEAFGAASHQVDYFGYSRQGWSRQSAEALADATVFDVHTGKGQGDDLAASSRAIACLQLTA, encoded by the coding sequence ATGATGTCTGCAAGTGACTTGATCCATCAACTGAAATGGGCGGCTGACGGGCTTGCCGTGCCGCTCTTCAAGCTGCGGCCGCGTCCGTTCGGCCCAGGCTATCAGACGGTCAAGCGCGACACCATCACGGCGGCCATCGATGCGGGCCTGCTTCAGACGGGAAATGAGCTTCCGCCCGGCTACGGCGTCGCCATGGACGAGCGCGTGGTGGAATATCCTTGGGTCTATGGCCGACTGACCAATGTAGGCAAGATGCTGGACGCGGGATCGACCTTCAATCACGACTTCCTGCTGCAGCGTGCGCCATTGCGTGGCGCGGATCTCACCATCATGACGCTGGCGCCGGAGCGGCGATGCTATTGGCGTGATGGCTACTCCTACATGTTCGGCGATCTCCGCAAGACGATGTTCGGCGACCATGTGTTCGACACCGTCGCGAGCATTTCCACGATCGAGCACATCGGTCTCGACAACCAGATGCTCTACACCGGCGATCCGCGCGACGCCGAGACCGATCGGGACGGCTTCGTTCCGGCGGTGAAGGAGTTCAAGCGCATCCTCAAGCCCGGCGGCACCTGCCTGATCTCCGTGCCGTTCGGCAAGCGCGACAATCTCGGCTGGTACCAAGTGTTCGATCTTGCCATGATCGAGCGCATCATCGAGGCATTCGGTGCGGCATCGCACCAGGTGGATTATTTCGGCTATTCGCGACAAGGCTGGTCGCGCCAGAGCGCCGAGGCGCTCGCCGACGCGACCGTTTTTGACGTGCATACCGGAAAGGGGCAGGGCGATGACCTTGCGGCGTCGTCGCGCGCCATCGCTTGCCTGCAGCTGACGGCATGA
- a CDS encoding acyltransferase, with protein MNLDYLIQRLIGRATCRLRADAALGRYARIRNIRGDSDKIVVGRNSRVLGELLTFAHGGEIQIGEWCYVGEGTRIWSAASIEIGNRVLISHSANVFDNLTHPLRAEERHRQVQQIFTRGHPDDISLDESPVKICDDAWVGAGAMVLRGVTVGQGAIVAAGAVVTKDVAAFSIVAGNPAVLVRELGPGER; from the coding sequence ATGAATCTCGATTACCTGATCCAGCGTCTGATCGGTCGCGCGACCTGCCGCTTGCGGGCCGACGCGGCGCTCGGCCGCTACGCCAGGATTAGGAACATCCGCGGCGATTCCGACAAGATCGTCGTCGGCCGCAACAGCCGCGTCCTGGGCGAGCTCCTGACGTTCGCACATGGCGGGGAGATCCAGATCGGCGAATGGTGCTATGTCGGCGAGGGAACCCGGATCTGGTCGGCGGCCTCGATCGAGATCGGCAACCGCGTGCTGATCTCGCATTCGGCGAACGTGTTCGACAATCTCACCCATCCGCTGCGGGCAGAGGAGCGTCACCGGCAGGTGCAACAGATTTTCACGCGCGGCCATCCGGACGACATCTCGCTGGACGAGAGCCCCGTCAAGATCTGCGATGATGCATGGGTCGGCGCGGGCGCGATGGTCCTGCGCGGCGTGACCGTGGGCCAAGGCGCCATTGTCGCGGCCGGCGCGGTCGTGACCAAGGATGTCGCGGCATTTTCGATCGTGGCCGGCAATCCGGCCGTGCTGGTGAGGGAGCTTGGCCCCGGTGAGCGGTGA
- a CDS encoding methyltransferase domain-containing protein, producing the protein MSGERKFTTWEEAVVWLRNQPDQRQLVLDAFYDDPLAGAAERYFHSSEWQAVASLLRGRSGAALDVGAGRGIASYALARTGFAVTALEPDPSSIVGATAIRALAQQTQLPIKVVEEFSERLPFADATFDLVFARAVLHHTRDLDGACREMFRVLRPGGMLIAAREHVISKEADLPQFLAQHPLHHLYGGEHAFLLDRYTGALASAGFSAIDTLAPLQSPINLAPHTEDTLRSALVEKLAQRVPLRPLWRGALASERVFASLLAIATRFDRRPGRLYSFVGRKPA; encoded by the coding sequence GTGAGCGGTGAGCGCAAGTTTACTACCTGGGAGGAAGCGGTGGTCTGGCTGCGCAATCAGCCGGACCAGCGCCAGCTCGTACTCGACGCATTCTACGACGATCCGCTCGCCGGCGCCGCTGAACGCTATTTCCACAGCTCCGAGTGGCAGGCGGTCGCCTCGCTGTTGCGCGGCCGCTCGGGTGCCGCGCTCGACGTCGGCGCCGGCCGCGGCATTGCGAGCTATGCGCTCGCCCGAACCGGCTTTGCCGTCACCGCACTGGAGCCCGATCCGAGCTCGATCGTGGGAGCGACGGCGATCCGCGCTCTGGCGCAACAGACGCAATTGCCGATCAAGGTGGTCGAGGAGTTTTCCGAGCGGCTGCCGTTCGCCGACGCGACGTTCGATCTGGTCTTCGCACGTGCCGTCTTGCATCATACGCGCGATCTCGACGGCGCCTGCCGGGAGATGTTTCGCGTGTTGCGGCCGGGCGGCATGCTGATCGCCGCGCGCGAGCATGTCATCAGCAAGGAGGCGGATCTTCCGCAGTTCCTCGCGCAGCATCCGCTGCACCATCTCTACGGCGGCGAACATGCGTTCCTGCTGGATCGCTACACCGGCGCGCTGGCGAGCGCGGGATTTTCCGCGATCGACACGCTGGCGCCACTGCAAAGCCCGATCAATCTTGCCCCCCATACAGAGGACACGTTGAGGTCCGCACTTGTCGAGAAGCTAGCACAAAGGGTTCCCTTGCGCCCGCTCTGGCGCGGCGCACTCGCCTCCGAGCGCGTATTTGCCTCGCTACTCGCAATTGCTACGCGCTTTGACCGCAGACCGGGTCGCCTCTACTCATTTGTTGGCCGCAAGCCGGCCTGA
- a CDS encoding NAD-dependent epimerase/dehydratase family protein has translation MNGSSIVVTGGVGYVGRELVRQLIAENAARDIHVIDNLACGEDRLEKMDQGKFVLHRCDIRDSGAVGEIVQRIKPDIVFHLAAVHFIPACEAEPGSANSINVSGTINLLHAVAPGTKFVLASTAAVYRPADAAHLEQDDTLGPVDIYGYTKLHAEHFVRYFHAQNKVRGTIVRLFNVVGPGETNPHLVPAIVEQLAAGTTRLALGNLFPHRDYIDVSDVARGFRALGTSDAFDRGPIISNLGTGRTHSVGEVVEAIAAASGIRIDIQQDPARMRSVDRPMLKASTDKLRQLTGWVPSVSLAESMQRAWDGRFDDGLA, from the coding sequence ATGAACGGTAGTTCCATCGTCGTCACGGGCGGCGTCGGCTACGTGGGCCGTGAGCTGGTTCGCCAGCTGATCGCGGAAAACGCCGCGCGCGACATCCATGTCATCGACAATCTGGCCTGCGGCGAGGACCGGCTCGAGAAGATGGACCAGGGCAAGTTCGTCCTACATCGCTGCGACATCCGCGATTCCGGAGCGGTTGGCGAAATCGTTCAGCGGATCAAGCCGGACATCGTTTTTCATTTGGCAGCCGTCCACTTCATTCCGGCCTGCGAAGCGGAGCCGGGATCGGCCAACAGCATCAACGTGTCGGGCACCATCAACCTGTTGCATGCGGTGGCACCAGGCACCAAATTCGTTCTTGCATCGACCGCCGCGGTCTATCGTCCAGCCGACGCAGCCCATCTCGAGCAAGACGACACGCTCGGCCCGGTCGATATCTACGGCTACACCAAGCTTCATGCCGAGCACTTCGTTCGCTATTTCCACGCACAGAACAAGGTCCGCGGGACGATCGTCCGGCTGTTCAACGTGGTCGGCCCCGGCGAGACCAATCCGCATCTGGTGCCGGCGATCGTGGAGCAACTCGCGGCCGGCACGACCCGGCTTGCGCTGGGCAACCTGTTTCCGCATCGCGACTACATTGACGTCAGCGACGTTGCGCGCGGCTTCCGCGCGCTCGGAACCTCTGACGCATTCGACCGTGGCCCGATCATCTCGAACCTCGGCACGGGGCGCACGCACTCGGTCGGCGAAGTGGTCGAAGCCATCGCGGCGGCGTCCGGCATCAGGATCGACATTCAGCAGGATCCCGCGCGGATGCGATCGGTCGACCGCCCCATGCTGAAAGCATCCACGGACAAGTTGAGACAGCTGACCGGCTGGGTCCCCTCAGTATCCCTCGCAGAGAGCATGCAGCGCGCGTGGGACGGCCGGTTCGATGACGGTCTCGCGTGA
- a CDS encoding class I SAM-dependent methyltransferase, with the protein MKLHRIDEGSIYANLEYLANNPSWHVEESPWKADKIYEILRRNGLAPSRIAEVGCGAGEILVQLKARLPATSFVGYEMSEQAFKLAATRERDGIHYVKGNLLEFDESFGALLCIDVFEHVDDYIGFIKALKSRAEYKVFHIPLDLSVQSVLRGDALNGIRSRVGHLHYFTKQTALETIRYCGYDVIDYNFTALAIEPPGRGLRANLMKVPRVLLSKLSVDLAARILGGWSLMVLAK; encoded by the coding sequence ATGAAACTGCACCGGATCGACGAGGGTTCGATCTATGCAAACCTAGAGTATCTTGCCAACAATCCCTCTTGGCATGTCGAGGAGTCTCCCTGGAAAGCAGACAAGATCTACGAAATCTTGCGCAGGAATGGTCTCGCTCCATCCCGAATCGCGGAAGTAGGCTGTGGCGCTGGGGAAATTCTCGTGCAGCTCAAGGCGCGGCTGCCAGCGACTTCGTTCGTCGGTTACGAGATGTCAGAGCAAGCGTTCAAGCTGGCGGCGACGCGCGAACGCGACGGTATTCACTACGTCAAGGGCAACCTGCTTGAATTCGATGAATCCTTCGGTGCTTTGCTGTGCATCGACGTGTTCGAACACGTGGATGATTACATCGGATTCATCAAGGCCTTGAAATCCCGCGCAGAGTACAAGGTCTTTCATATTCCGCTCGACCTTTCCGTTCAGTCGGTTCTGCGCGGTGATGCTCTGAACGGAATCCGATCGAGGGTCGGCCATCTCCATTACTTCACCAAGCAGACGGCCTTGGAGACGATCAGGTATTGCGGATACGACGTGATCGACTACAATTTTACGGCGCTGGCGATCGAGCCGCCTGGCCGAGGTCTTCGGGCCAATCTCATGAAGGTGCCGCGCGTGCTGTTGTCCAAGCTATCGGTCGACCTGGCAGCCCGCATTTTGGGCGGATGGTCCTTGATGGTACTTGCGAAATAG
- the asnB gene encoding asparagine synthase (glutamine-hydrolyzing), which translates to MCGIAGIVNLRGNPVEPAEISRLTSLIAHRGPFGEGTWFNAKRNVAFGHRRLAIIDPGEGGYQPMVSGDGRHVIVYNGEIYNFLELRRELEAKGAVFRSQSDTEVILAAWQAWGEDMLLRFNGMWALAIYDTATDELFLARDRFGIKPMLYALSSERFVFASEQRALARSGLLETSLDIDVARRLLLDPFGIEGSERTLYSQVRRLQGGHCMWLRQGRVQVRRWWRTVDHLPAIPQTETERVARFRDLFQDSVALRMRSDVPIGTCLSGGFDSSAVICAMASHEKAGMGPRDSTAWRHAFVATFPGASNDERPMAEEAAAWADVAPSFLEIGRADALTDLDRILDDNDDVYIGLPSAPWLIYRELRRQNVTVSLDGHGADELMGAYFQEGQSAAFRIRNAAAALMSRSRLAQRGIDFLRAQMISRQGRYFLRGGLTAIPAALPLVAENDELPDTWGALNRRLYRMFHSTTLPTILRNFDRLSMAHGIEVRMPFMDWRLVTYTMALPETSKSADGMTKVVARQAMANLMPESIRTARRKVGFNSPMPEWLNGPLAGWTAELVERKVPAFAEFVDEAPLRQAVGHLTATQRWDWESVGRIWPYLNMKWLLARSA; encoded by the coding sequence ATGTGTGGTATCGCAGGCATCGTCAATCTTCGGGGCAATCCCGTCGAGCCGGCCGAGATCTCACGACTCACCAGCCTGATCGCGCATCGCGGACCGTTCGGCGAAGGCACCTGGTTCAATGCGAAACGAAACGTCGCCTTCGGCCACCGCCGGCTTGCCATCATCGATCCCGGCGAGGGCGGCTATCAGCCGATGGTGTCAGGCGATGGCCGCCATGTGATCGTCTACAACGGCGAGATCTACAACTTCCTCGAATTGCGCCGCGAGCTCGAGGCGAAGGGCGCGGTGTTCCGCAGCCAGTCCGATACCGAGGTGATCCTTGCCGCCTGGCAGGCCTGGGGAGAGGACATGCTGCTGCGCTTCAACGGCATGTGGGCGCTGGCGATCTACGATACGGCGACTGACGAGCTGTTCCTTGCCCGCGATCGCTTCGGCATCAAGCCGATGCTGTACGCGTTGTCATCCGAGCGGTTCGTGTTCGCGTCCGAGCAGCGGGCGCTGGCGCGGAGCGGGCTGCTCGAGACGTCGCTCGATATCGACGTGGCGCGTCGGCTGCTGCTTGACCCGTTCGGAATCGAAGGCAGCGAGCGGACGCTGTATTCGCAGGTTCGCCGCCTGCAAGGCGGCCACTGCATGTGGCTGCGCCAGGGCCGCGTACAGGTGCGCCGCTGGTGGCGGACCGTGGACCATCTGCCCGCGATCCCGCAAACCGAGACCGAACGCGTCGCGCGCTTTCGCGACCTGTTTCAGGATTCCGTTGCCTTGCGTATGCGCAGCGACGTGCCGATCGGGACCTGCCTGTCGGGCGGCTTCGACTCGTCCGCGGTGATCTGCGCCATGGCGAGCCATGAGAAGGCCGGCATGGGGCCACGAGACTCCACCGCCTGGCGGCATGCCTTCGTCGCGACCTTTCCGGGGGCCAGCAATGACGAGCGGCCGATGGCGGAGGAGGCGGCGGCGTGGGCCGACGTGGCACCGAGCTTCCTCGAGATCGGGCGCGCCGATGCGCTCACCGATCTTGACCGCATCCTCGACGATAATGACGACGTCTATATCGGGCTGCCCAGCGCGCCGTGGCTGATCTATCGCGAGCTGCGGCGCCAGAACGTCACCGTGTCGCTCGATGGCCACGGCGCAGACGAGTTGATGGGCGCTTACTTCCAGGAAGGACAGTCGGCCGCGTTCCGGATCCGCAACGCAGCGGCTGCGCTGATGTCGCGATCGCGGCTGGCGCAGCGCGGCATCGACTTCCTGCGCGCGCAGATGATCAGCCGCCAGGGGCGCTATTTCCTGCGGGGAGGCTTGACCGCGATCCCCGCAGCGCTGCCGCTGGTCGCCGAAAACGACGAACTCCCTGATACGTGGGGGGCGCTGAACCGGCGTCTCTACCGCATGTTCCACTCGACCACGCTGCCCACCATTCTGCGCAATTTCGACCGGCTCTCGATGGCCCATGGGATCGAGGTCCGCATGCCGTTCATGGACTGGCGTCTGGTGACCTATACGATGGCACTGCCGGAAACCAGCAAATCGGCCGACGGCATGACCAAGGTGGTGGCGCGGCAGGCGATGGCGAACCTGATGCCCGAAAGCATCCGCACCGCGCGCCGCAAGGTCGGCTTCAACTCGCCGATGCCGGAATGGCTGAATGGACCGTTGGCCGGTTGGACCGCGGAGCTGGTCGAGCGGAAGGTCCCGGCATTTGCCGAGTTCGTCGACGAGGCGCCGCTCCGACAGGCGGTTGGCCACTTGACGGCAACGCAGCGCTGGGATTGGGAATCCGTTGGCCGGATCTGGCCATACCTGAACATGAAATGGCTGTTGGCGAGGTCCGCATAA